A genomic segment from Segniliparus rotundus DSM 44985 encodes:
- a CDS encoding glycosyltransferase 87 family protein — protein sequence MSRAVEEPRAPLWRDGALVLAACALGALVGERLTSTVKPVDFQVYRIGAQTALAGGDVYAHWLHGLDIAPTGLPFTYPPFAALFLLPTTWFPPAVAALLWSVLAMACLAVSLHVARPAWADLPSPKLAGFSRWPLCLAGLLLVLSLSDVVNQHLAYGQINLLLMGMCLVDVARSDDTRLGRWLPKGTLIGVAVAVKLFPVFFVALFLLLRQFRLALWTVGGALAATAAGFLAFPEMSTRFFRTTFWGLSDSVAFAPEMFASPGNASVQGAVAFFGGPHWLGSACAAAVGAAGLWLARTTYRTTGLLHAVVSAGVTATVITPASWIHRAVFFIPAVLILYWNGNLSQRRVALALGAVLFLWCPSLANMLAATHQPVLAPAAFVLRFAQQAAEFVVVVLLARLPGMARWTGEQSQPDPSASPRGDGGGCGRGRGAVVRCGGPDAAPA from the coding sequence ATGAGCCGCGCCGTGGAAGAGCCCCGGGCGCCGTTGTGGCGTGACGGCGCGTTGGTGCTCGCCGCATGCGCGTTGGGCGCGCTCGTCGGCGAACGCCTCACCTCCACGGTCAAACCGGTGGATTTCCAGGTGTACCGGATCGGAGCCCAAACCGCGTTGGCCGGTGGGGACGTGTACGCGCACTGGTTGCACGGGCTCGACATCGCCCCGACGGGGCTGCCGTTCACCTATCCGCCCTTCGCCGCGCTGTTCCTCTTGCCGACCACCTGGTTCCCGCCTGCCGTCGCGGCATTGCTCTGGAGCGTCCTGGCGATGGCCTGCCTCGCGGTTTCTTTGCATGTCGCACGGCCAGCCTGGGCGGATCTGCCCTCGCCCAAGCTGGCAGGTTTCAGCCGGTGGCCGCTCTGCCTCGCGGGGCTCCTGCTGGTCCTCTCGCTCAGCGACGTGGTCAACCAACATCTCGCCTACGGTCAGATCAACCTGTTGCTCATGGGAATGTGCCTTGTCGACGTGGCCCGCTCCGACGACACTCGGCTGGGGCGGTGGCTGCCGAAAGGGACGCTCATCGGCGTGGCAGTGGCGGTCAAACTGTTCCCGGTCTTTTTCGTGGCGCTCTTTCTGCTGTTGCGCCAGTTCCGGTTGGCGCTCTGGACGGTCGGAGGCGCGCTGGCGGCCACAGCGGCTGGTTTTCTGGCGTTCCCCGAGATGTCGACGCGGTTTTTCCGTACCACCTTCTGGGGGCTGTCCGACAGCGTCGCGTTCGCCCCGGAGATGTTCGCGAGCCCGGGCAACGCGTCCGTGCAAGGCGCTGTGGCGTTTTTCGGCGGTCCGCATTGGCTCGGCTCGGCGTGCGCCGCCGCGGTCGGCGCGGCCGGTCTTTGGCTCGCGCGCACGACGTATCGGACAACAGGGCTGTTGCATGCCGTTGTCTCGGCAGGAGTGACTGCCACAGTCATCACCCCGGCGAGCTGGATCCACCGCGCGGTGTTCTTCATCCCCGCTGTGCTCATCCTGTATTGGAACGGGAATCTCTCGCAGCGGCGCGTCGCGCTGGCGCTCGGGGCGGTGCTGTTCCTTTGGTGTCCTTCGCTCGCGAACATGCTCGCCGCGACCCATCAGCCCGTGCTCGCCCCCGCTGCGTTCGTGCTCCGCTTCGCCCAGCAGGCGGCGGAGTTCGTCGTCGTCGTGTTGCTTGCCCGTTTGCCGGGGATGGCAAGATGGACGGGTGAACAGTCCCAGCCAGACCCATCAGCCAGTCCGAGAGGTGACGGCGGCGGATGTGGACGCGGCCGCGGCGCGGTTGTCCGGTGTGGCGGACCGGACGCCGCTCCAGCGTGA
- the ilvA gene encoding threonine ammonia-lyase IlvA codes for MNSPSQTHQPVREVTAADVDAAAARLSGVADRTPLQRDRRLSAQFGVELYLKREDLQVVRSYKLRGAYNLMSQLSHEEKAAGVVTASAGNHAQGVAYACHAMGVFGRIYVPNTTPRQKRDRIRAHGGDFIELISTGDNYDAAAHAAHADADQTGATLVPSFNDPRTAAGQGTIAKEILEQLAACGAAAFPDVVVVPVGGGGCVAGIAAYLAERSAQTAVLAVEPAGAACLAAALVAGAPVTLPAIDPFVDGAAVRRVGDVAHRVLSALGAKTRAAPNTPLLMSGADSQRAELSPGSIVVTQVDEGALCTTILDLYQNGGIIAEPAGALAVAALDQVRLPAGATVVSLISGGNNDVSRYGEILERSLVHKGLKHYFLVDFPQEPGALRRFLEQVLGAEDDITVFEYIKRDNRELGAALVGIELGQAADLGPLMERMDRSGLSCERLLPGTAAYRYLT; via the coding sequence GTGAACAGTCCCAGCCAGACCCATCAGCCAGTCCGAGAGGTGACGGCGGCGGATGTGGACGCGGCCGCGGCGCGGTTGTCCGGTGTGGCGGACCGGACGCCGCTCCAGCGTGACCGGCGCCTGTCGGCGCAGTTCGGCGTCGAGCTGTATCTGAAGCGGGAAGACCTCCAGGTGGTCCGCTCGTACAAGCTCCGAGGCGCGTACAACCTCATGTCGCAGCTTTCTCACGAGGAGAAAGCGGCGGGCGTGGTGACGGCCAGCGCTGGGAACCACGCCCAGGGCGTGGCCTACGCCTGCCACGCGATGGGCGTGTTCGGCAGGATCTATGTGCCCAACACGACCCCTCGTCAGAAACGCGACCGCATCCGCGCGCACGGCGGCGACTTCATCGAGTTGATCTCCACGGGGGACAACTACGACGCGGCGGCGCACGCAGCGCACGCCGACGCGGACCAGACGGGCGCGACGCTCGTGCCCTCGTTCAACGACCCGCGCACAGCTGCCGGGCAGGGCACCATCGCCAAAGAGATCCTTGAGCAGCTCGCCGCGTGCGGCGCTGCGGCGTTCCCCGACGTCGTGGTCGTTCCGGTGGGCGGCGGCGGCTGCGTGGCAGGCATCGCCGCGTACCTCGCGGAGCGCTCTGCGCAGACCGCCGTCCTCGCCGTGGAACCGGCGGGCGCGGCCTGCCTCGCGGCGGCGCTCGTGGCCGGGGCCCCGGTGACTTTGCCGGCGATCGACCCGTTTGTGGACGGAGCGGCCGTGCGGCGCGTGGGCGACGTCGCCCACCGGGTGCTTTCGGCCCTGGGGGCCAAGACGAGGGCGGCGCCGAACACGCCGCTGCTCATGTCTGGCGCGGACAGCCAACGCGCAGAGCTCTCACCAGGGTCGATTGTGGTGACCCAGGTGGACGAGGGCGCGCTGTGCACGACCATTTTGGACCTGTACCAGAACGGCGGGATCATCGCCGAACCCGCCGGGGCGCTTGCGGTGGCCGCGCTCGACCAAGTGCGCCTGCCCGCAGGAGCGACCGTGGTGTCGTTGATCTCGGGCGGCAACAACGACGTCTCCCGCTACGGCGAGATCTTGGAGCGCTCGCTGGTGCACAAGGGCCTCAAGCATTACTTCCTCGTGGACTTCCCCCAGGAGCCTGGGGCGCTGCGCAGATTCTTGGAGCAGGTCCTCGGCGCCGAGGACGACATCACCGTGTTCGAGTACATCAAGCGGGACAACCGCGAGCTCGGCGCTGCCCTCGTGGGCATAGAACTCGGCCAAGCCGCGGACCTCGGCCCGCTCATGGAGCGAATGGACCGTTCGGGCCTGAGCTGCGAACGGTTGCTTCCGGGCACCGCCGCGTACCGCTACCTGACCTAA
- a CDS encoding ACT domain-containing protein has protein sequence MYYLIRVELEDRPGSLGALAVALGTVGADIVSLEVVERGTGYAVDDIVVDLPTDRLPDSLITAAEQIRGVRVDAIRPYTGLLDTHRELTLIDQVATSQENRLQILADEAPRVLHAGWCVIAVSGANGLEPINSSSGAPEPGGYQIPVLGLEGARALDGEADWVPQVWRDLDTALAAAPLGEKDLVIILGRPGGPGFRPAEVARLGYVTGILATVLR, from the coding sequence GTGTACTACCTGATCCGGGTCGAACTCGAAGACCGCCCAGGCAGTCTCGGGGCGCTCGCTGTGGCGCTTGGCACTGTCGGAGCCGACATCGTGTCACTGGAAGTCGTGGAGCGCGGCACTGGCTATGCCGTCGACGACATCGTGGTCGACCTTCCGACCGACCGTCTGCCCGATTCCCTCATCACCGCCGCCGAGCAGATTCGCGGCGTCCGGGTCGACGCGATCCGCCCCTACACCGGGTTGCTCGACACCCATCGCGAGCTCACGTTGATCGACCAGGTCGCCACCTCGCAGGAGAACCGGCTGCAAATCCTGGCGGACGAAGCGCCCCGGGTGCTGCACGCCGGGTGGTGTGTGATCGCGGTGAGCGGCGCAAACGGCCTGGAGCCGATCAATTCGAGTTCCGGAGCCCCCGAACCGGGGGGCTACCAGATCCCCGTGTTGGGGCTTGAAGGAGCGCGGGCGCTGGACGGGGAAGCCGATTGGGTCCCGCAGGTCTGGCGAGACCTGGACACTGCGCTGGCCGCCGCGCCGCTCGGGGAAAAAGACCTCGTCATTATCCTCGGCCGACCGGGCGGGCCGGGATTCCGCCCCGCCGAAGTCGCCAGGCTCGGCTATGTGACCGGCATCTTGGCAACGGTGCTGCGCTAA
- the gatC gene encoding Asp-tRNA(Asn)/Glu-tRNA(Gln) amidotransferase subunit GatC yields MTQAPKITREQVAHLASLARIELDEAELGAFASQLDDILQTVKAVDDLADSAQAEQGGEHKEWQEPWLFGAVNVVRADEPLPSLSAADALAAAPAARDDKFVVPRILGEEL; encoded by the coding sequence ATGACCCAAGCACCGAAGATAACGAGGGAACAGGTGGCCCATCTGGCCTCGTTGGCGCGGATCGAGCTCGACGAAGCCGAGCTCGGCGCTTTCGCCAGCCAGCTCGACGACATCCTCCAAACGGTGAAAGCGGTCGATGATTTGGCGGATTCGGCTCAGGCCGAGCAGGGGGGCGAGCACAAGGAATGGCAAGAGCCTTGGCTCTTCGGCGCGGTCAACGTGGTGCGGGCCGACGAGCCGCTGCCGTCGCTGTCCGCCGCCGACGCGCTCGCCGCCGCTCCGGCCGCCCGAGACGACAAGTTCGTCGTGCCGCGCATCCTGGGGGAGGAGCTGTGA
- a CDS encoding DUF1440 domain-containing protein, with translation MGKQVKAIGALAAGAVGGFVKLGWETVLPARTPDRVSPPVVLLDKLGLPADGWTYSFSGHTMNLGGFAVHFAFSVAFAALYFSVVERFPAAGVFRGAVFGLLVWVGAHLIAMPLLGLTPPAAALPLDENVSEALGHVVWLWVIDAFRPGRAARRSPA, from the coding sequence GTGGGCAAGCAAGTGAAGGCGATCGGCGCATTGGCAGCAGGAGCTGTCGGCGGTTTCGTGAAACTCGGCTGGGAAACGGTGCTTCCCGCTCGCACGCCCGACCGGGTCTCGCCGCCGGTCGTGCTGCTCGACAAACTCGGACTGCCCGCTGACGGGTGGACGTACAGTTTCTCCGGGCACACGATGAACCTGGGGGGTTTCGCGGTGCATTTCGCGTTCTCGGTGGCCTTCGCGGCGCTGTACTTCAGCGTGGTCGAGCGATTCCCGGCGGCAGGGGTTTTCCGCGGCGCGGTTTTCGGCCTGCTCGTGTGGGTCGGCGCGCACTTGATCGCGATGCCGCTGCTCGGCTTGACCCCGCCCGCCGCCGCGCTGCCCTTGGACGAGAATGTGTCTGAGGCATTGGGGCATGTCGTGTGGCTGTGGGTGATCGACGCTTTCCGGCCGGGCCGGGCCGCGCGGCGATCCCCGGCGTGA